The stretch of DNA TTCAAACTTAGTGCACACACCACAAATTTATAAACacatatattttacataatataactaagtaaaataattaaataaatacaacaataacttaaattataatttttttttcatatttcataattcaaattaattaaattaaataaatcaaccatcttaatcaaatcattaattttttctatagaTTTctctttattcaaatttttttccgACTCTTAATTACATTATTTAGCTTGATACCtacattcataaatattttttgaacttttggAACTCTAATTATGATCGTTTACGATCTGATCTAGCACTCAAAGGCGAATAGGTCGCTCAAAGGCCAACCTAAAGAATAGTGGGTCAAAAATTCAACCTTAGTCTATTCTATAGTTAAGGGGAGATTGTTAGCATAAGTGATCTTGGTATATGGATTTGATGAAGCAAGTACATAGGATCATGTGTGGTTGATGAAGAACTGATGAAGATTCGTTGTTGATCAAATTTGTGATATGTTGCATCTGGAGTTATCATGAAGATATCAAAGCTTGAAGATTGTATTATATTCGTAGACTATATGACATGTGATAAATGTATTTTGTCTTGTGTTTGTCCTTTTCAACAtgttaaaaaggtttttaatagattaaaaggcTTGCTgcatataattatgttatgaatgtattcaattagttgaatttttattcaatcgattgatttcacttaagtcaagtgaaatcaactgaattgtatgaataaatcaacctattgaattAACTTATGACCAAACTATATAAGCTGGTTTTTCAGAGAGTGGAGTAACACTTGAGATTTTTGAACCATAAATAGTGGTATAAATTTGGAAAATACTCCCTCTTTGGATAACATAGTGTGCAACTGGTGATTGAAGATCTTTGAATCTTGGAGCAAGTTTTTGCTTGGTTTGGAGCATTGAAGAATGTCTTTAGTTGGCTACAAAGAGCCTCCACCCAGGTTTGGTTGTTCTTGTGCTTCTGTGTTGTTCCTGGTGTGATTCCAGGTTTGCAAGTGGGATTCTTGTAGTGTAGAGGATAAGATTCTTGTGGGATTCAAGAATCTTGGTGTTTTGCtttattcaaaagtgtaatctttgagtgattttgtaaaatttttgatATAGTATATGATCAGGTTCAGATTGCCTTgataaactagatgtagctcagtTATTGAGTGGACCAGTGTAAAAATCAATGTGTGATCCTTCTCTCTTATCTTGTTTATCAtttaaatctcaagaaaactcaTTAAATCAATATTCGTAAGGTATGCATGtgttttaacataatttggtaatacaaataaattggatatattgattggaacaaATCTTGTTTGATAAAGCATATTTTTTGAGTGAGTTTGGTGCTTTTCCCATTTCTGCATAATTTCTCATAATACCAATTGATTagttttatatttcaatttgttgAATCACATTGCAAGAACAAATTAATCTCTTATTTCTGTTTTCAATTGATTGAAATGTGTGATTCTGCAACAATACCACTATGATCCATTGGTCAATCGAATTTGAGTTAAAAGAGTTTTTATGAGTTTTAACTGGAGGAGgattagttattaattatgatGTAGCGTTACTTCAATTTGGATCACGTATATGTGTCTGACATATGTCTGACATATGTTCATGTCTAATATCTTAAGATACTTTAccaatatttattaatgaaatatttaatctataaaGTAGTAATACTTTTATGATCACAATAATTCATGATATTTTATGTTGAgaatatttattacatataatttattttagattcaTACAACGTCAATTATACATTTAccatattttataaacattaatatatatatatatatatatatatatatattacttatcaTATACCttacttttaaaagaaaaataattttttgactactaaattttgacaattttatcttacaactgtagttctcatttttttaagtgatttttcattttttcattcttaatatttcaaaaccatTTAGAAGATGTCACCTCATATTTTACCTCATCTTGtgtaagaaaaagttgtcaaaatttaatagttaaaatataattgtactttttaaaataaacatatcaaaataaatagttaCCGTATCCGTGCATCGTTAACAATTACACTTTCAAATTTGGATTCCATCACAGCGCAAGCCTTTCAGATGGGATTTGTTTCTGTTCCTCCACGCTGAACTCTACCCACTTCATTGTCTTGCAGAGATTTATGAACAAGAAAAACCCAATTCCAGCAACAGTCATGACACCACTCACCAAATAAACAGTTTTGGTAGCAATAACCATTATGAAAACCAGAAAACCAGAGGGTATGAAGCACATCACAGCCAACAATGGCAGCCTCAGGGGAACACGGTAAGGCCTTTCAATGGAGGGCGACTTCCATCTCAGCCAAAGAAACGACGCAAACTCCAACAACATCCCCAAACCGTACAAGAAATTCGCCGAAGAAATGATGTCGGTGAAGTTCATGTAAGACACACCAATAGATATCAAAGTCGATGACATAATCCCCAACCAAGGCGTGCGGAACCACTTTGACCTAACTCCGAAAAACTTGGGCAGAATCCCGATCTCCGCCATGCCCAGAAGCTGGTACGCGCTGCTGCTCAACTGGGCCTCGTAAAGACCAATTGTCGACAACACTGCCCCAACTTCAATCCAGATTTTCAACCACTTCCCTGCGATCATTTCCGCAGCCTGCGCGAGGAACCCAGTTTCCCATTGCCTCTGGTCAACCGAAACTGCTCCAATTACGGCGAATAGAGGGATCAAGTAGGAAGCGCAGATGAAAATGATAGCAACAAAAAGAGCCAAAGGGAAAGTCTTGTTGGGTTTATCAACTTCCCCGGCTAAGGTACTAACGCTGTCCCAGAAGTTGAGGTTCCAGAAGAGCGTGTTAAAGTACGTGTTCCAATCTTTCTTAACACCCTTCTGACCCAAGCTAACCCACCTATGGGGCTTAATCCTTGGGATGGCGATGAGGGACATAAGCACGAATGGGCAGAGAGAAACCACAGCGAGTAACACAGCGACGTTACCCACGATGGTGAGGCCGGTGTAGTTGAGGAATGAGAGAGCCAGGGTTGAAGCTATGACTGCCACCTGGCGGGGCCAGCCAGATCGGAGAACGGGGAAGTATTTTTGGACGTATTCGATGCAGAGGACGGGGAATGATGCGATGTTGATGCAAACGCTGAGGAACTTCCATGTTCCCATTACGGAGCCCCAGAAGGGGCCGAAGGCGCGTTCCGCCCACAGCACAAAGCCGCCGTTACCGGGGTAGGCGGTGGTTAGCTCGGCAGTGATTAGGGCTTCGGGGACGCCCCAGACGATGGGGAATATGAGGAAGCCCAGGAGAGCAAGGAGGGGGCCCGCCGCTTTAACTGCGGGCTCTTCGCCGTAGGGACCACCGGCAACTTCGAAGTAGATGAGGAATATAAGAGGGATGAGAGTGAGTTTCTTCACTTTGGCGGCTGTTGCGGTTGCAGTTGCAGAAGGTGTTTCTTGGACACCCATTACGACTGATTGTCCTATTTGTTTGGAATGGTTGGTTGGTTTATATAAGATGCAAACATAATAATTTGTACTCTCTCACAGtacttaaaaatacaatataaaatattggtttaattattttttttttcaatttcttcaaaagtaataaaactatcctgatttttaaaaaaattatataaattgttttttttttaatcttttgaaatatctataacaatatatatatacatatcaaaataccaattttaccctttaaaatataattatttattaaatttttaaaaatttactattacttttgtaaatctttaaaaaaaaggtCATGTCTATctctgttttttctcttttgttttctatttatcaacatttattctcttatcttttctaatatattttattttatttttaataaatataattttattttatatattaacttaaaaacattacattatcatcacctactaatataatatcatgtatatttaaaaaatgcatatacaCATATGCGCGACAGTGCCTATACGTACTCTAgtattaataaagtaattatcATTATCAACcactttaattttgatgaaatttttttaatccattcCAAGAAATTTAgctaaaaaaatcatattatattaatttttttttaaattgaaaccaaattaaaattttaaaaaataaaaaaaaaaattaatttaattatttttaacaaaaaatagagaaaataataataattaaacctataatatattaaagaatTTTTGTAGTATCAAATCGGTTGATAGAAAATTTGAACTCGAAAACATATCACTACTAGACAACATTGTGAAATTCCAGAGATGTAGAAAAGTgcttgaaaataaataaaggtatAAGAATAAGagtttatgtattattttagttattcaacgaaattgaaattcgtATTTAATATTTGGTTTCTATACTTTTAAAACGAATACagtattaaacttttgtattaaacatattttgtgCTAGCACTTGAATTATTTCTACTGCCTTGCATGTCTCTGTTTATATTTTGTCtaccaaaattgaaaaaatggatttaacacaattttgttttaagatAACGGAATTAaaacgaattttaattttaagtaaaaatttgaagactaaaaatataatgagcccttaaataaataaaagagaataaacgttaaaaatatcttttatacacatattttttatctagacacttgatatattttttaataataaaatattatattaaagtaatataataaatatcaaaaaaatatcataacaaaataataatttatagaattataatttaagtatgaataaagaaaatatgatttCAAAGTATCATTATGGTAATAAAATCGTAAAAACTCATCATACTCCTTTGttaaatataagattaaattatatttttggtctctattttcattttaaaatatcaatttaatctCGCTATTTTTATAAGTCTCAATTAGattcctatttaaaaaaaatgatatcaaTTATGTCTTTTCGGTTAGATTGGGTTAAACGACATTAAGAAAATACTAAGTAGGCATAATTATGTAAACAATCACAAGgcaaatacaattcaaataaattattgatatgaATTATTATGTTTGATAATTAAACGTATATTACAATTTAGGATTTTTGCCAAGAACTTACATTGGGGATTTTGTGAAATTGGAGTTTCTTATTTGAAGGGAAATGGAAATTAAATACTCATACTAGATTGAATCTACAACAAGAGCCGCAAGCCCAGCCTGGGAAAAGCTCAAAATCAACACCAACCAACAACCATTATTAAACAACAAAGCAAAACTCAACCATGAATCTTCTTCTTTGAAGACCCCTTCTTTCGCTTTCTCCGAACCAGTCCAAGCTTTATTCATCTACAACCCAAAAGAACTAGATATTAAAAACAAGATACTAGAAGGAGAAATTCACATTAAAAAGGAGAATGTCAACTTTGATATTAATAGAGTGGAATGTCAGCTTTGGTAGCAACATTCTTCCACAAGTCTTTGAGGATCGAAGGGGATTGAGAGAAAACATAGGTGGAAGAAATAGAGCGATTGATGGCTCGCGTGAAGCACTGGTTTATATCTTGTATTGGGAAGATGACTAATTTTGCTCTCATGGTGATGTGATGGCCATGAATTGCAAGAAACTTTTGGACTAAAaccttaaaaaatgaaaaagatgaagatggttctaaaatattatttcagaGTTTTATTTGCCTGATAACTGTTTAAGAAGACATAATCGTGCCTACTCACTATTTCATTCACGCCGTCTaaccaaatttaataaaaagggTATGAttgatatcaattttaaaaaatagggacctaattgagacttaaaaaaatagagagaccaaattaatatttttgaaaaaaatgggaTCAAAAgcataatttaacctaaatataattatttataaaacactTTTGAAATAATCAATTCATCAATCAACTGTTGCTTATCGATAATTGGATCTGATAGAttatacaagaaaaatatattttgactattataatttgataacttcttttaaatttctttctCCTCTTTCAACTTAAAGTGACATTTTCTAAGtagttttagaatataaaaaaatgaaaaaatgaaaaaaaaatagaaaactacTTAGAAAATGCCACATTAGATTATAAGagaaatttgtcaaaatttaattgttaaaaaatattttcccttTCACTTTCCCTTTCTACAAATCTATACAAAtaagttgaattttttataGGTTTTTACACCTTCAAAGATGtgaaaacatttaaaaacaaaaataaagaatatctTTGCAAAAATGTGTAAAACTTTCCCAAATCTTCATTCTTCAAAATCTGAGTATAATATATTCAAAGAGACACTAGTGGATCTTCACTAATATTCTAGAGGGAGCCAAAGTAgtataatcaaaatttatatatttaattattgtcactaaggtaaaaataatgaatacataatttagtataactataattataaaagaaatcatacatatttaaaggattttcatttattcttcatattcttgaactcatcaataattgaatcagaattaaaatttttagttatacctttttcaatgtaaagaAACATAATGTTGGCAAGAAATTCATCTCTAATCTTTATTCAACAttcttgttttgataatcttcattacaaaaaataatttttctattatagtggtAGAAACAATATAAGTGTCTCACCTGTAATTCTGAGTTTTAAGAAAGATCTTCTATAACTAAACAATTGAGTCATCAGTATCATGgttcaaaatatatatgaaaaaagttgaatttgTCTTGTCTCTATCTTTAGATAGCTTTCCtttatcacttctaaaatatgaatttgttcttttattcttcatcaatatagttttctttttttaagattaagactaaaaaacaatttaacataATCTACTAAAAAATTGAGCCATacatactaaaagaaaaaatcatgataatcaagttacaattaaaaatggttatgaaaaaacacatagtacaatattttttcttctatattcataaaaattaaatatataaaagactcataagatataaaataatgttaactattaaactaatatttcactgttaagtgagacaaaaaatatgtattttttttcaagaattaaAGAGAACAAAGAAGAGATGAGagtagaaataataatttatttcctctttagaaataatataaaaaata from Vigna unguiculata cultivar IT97K-499-35 chromosome 8, ASM411807v1, whole genome shotgun sequence encodes:
- the LOC114193889 gene encoding probable polyamine transporter At3g13620; translated protein: MGVQETPSATATATAAKVKKLTLIPLIFLIYFEVAGGPYGEEPAVKAAGPLLALLGFLIFPIVWGVPEALITAELTTAYPGNGGFVLWAERAFGPFWGSVMGTWKFLSVCINIASFPVLCIEYVQKYFPVLRSGWPRQVAVIASTLALSFLNYTGLTIVGNVAVLLAVVSLCPFVLMSLIAIPRIKPHRWVSLGQKGVKKDWNTYFNTLFWNLNFWDSVSTLAGEVDKPNKTFPLALFVAIIFICASYLIPLFAVIGAVSVDQRQWETGFLAQAAEMIAGKWLKIWIEVGAVLSTIGLYEAQLSSSAYQLLGMAEIGILPKFFGVRSKWFRTPWLGIMSSTLISIGVSYMNFTDIISSANFLYGLGMLLEFASFLWLRWKSPSIERPYRVPLRLPLLAVMCFIPSGFLVFIMVIATKTVYLVSGVMTVAGIGFFLFINLCKTMKWVEFSVEEQKQIPSERLAL